TTTTCGGGGTAAAAGTGAGGGAGGCGCCCATTGTAAATCGTTCTCGTTTTCTTACTCGTTCTCTCAGATTTCCGCGACGGGCGCTCCGACAGACAAAAAGCAGAAAGGAGAACGAGTAAGAAAACGAGAACGATTGCGGAGGGGGCGGCCTCGTCTTGGGCACATCATTTGTTGCATCCACAACCGCCCGGACGCACGCTGAGCCCCCGATGTCCTCGTTTCTGCGCAACGAATTTCGCGCCCTGCATTCCGCCGTGATGTTTTTCACGCGCATCCCGCTGCCCTCGCTCGCGCATCACGAGGACGCCGACTTGCAGCGTTCCTCGACGTATTTCCCGCTCGTCGGCTGGCTGGTCGGCGCGGTGGCCGCGGCGGTCTGGTGGGCCGGGCTGGAGGTGTGGACGCCCGCCGTCGCCAGCGGAGCGAGCCTGGCGGCGACGCTGCTGCTCACGGGCGCGTTTCACGAGGATGGATTTGCCGACATGTGCGATGGGTTCGGCGGCGGGCACACGCGCGAGCGCGTCATGGAGATCATGCGCGATTCGCGCATCGGGGCGTTTGGCGCGATCGGGCTGGTGGTGATGCTCGGCTTGAAATGGCACGCGGTGGCGGCGCTCGCGGGCGCGGCCCGGCCGGGCGACGGCGGCGCCGCGGCGGGCTGGTCCGCGTTTCCCGCGCTGCCGCCCGGGCTGCTGGTCCCCGCGATCATCCTTGCGGCGCACGCGGTGTCGAGGGGGGCGGCGATCTCGTTGCTGGCCACGCTGCCCTATGCGCAGGAGACGGGAAAGGCCAAGCCGCTCTCGACCCGGCTGCGCGGCGGGCGGCTCGTCGTGGCGATGCTGCTGGCGCTCGCGCCGCTGGCGTTGCTCCCGGGGCGGCTTTGGTGGGGGCTCGCCGCCATCGGGCTGGCGCGCACGTGGATGGCATGGCGGTTCAGGCGGCGCATCGGCGGCTACACCGGCGATTGCCTCGGGGCCGCGCAACAGGTCTGCGAACTGGTTTTTTATCTCACGGTGCTGGCGCTGTTATAAGACCCGGCGCGGGTGCCGGCGACGGATGTTTTTAGTTGTGCAAACTTTTCATCCCCGCTCTTGCAACCAACGCCGCGGCGCGGCTACTTATTGTGCGCATGGCTGACAACGAGTTCACCACCTCCTCCTTTCGCGACGACGAGCAACCCGAGCTCGGCGACATCAAGATCAATCACAATGTCATCGCCAGCATCGTGCGCCTCGCCGCCTCGCAAGTCCCCGGCGTGTCCGGTGTCGGCGGCGGCTTCGCGGACGATCTCACCGAGCTTTTTACGAAGCGCGAGACCGACCATCGCGGCGTCAAAATCGTGGAGGACTCCGACGACGCCTATGCCATCGAGGTGCGCATCATCATCACCTACGGATTCGAGATCGGAAAAACCGCGCTGGACGTGCAGCTCGCCGTGCACAAGCAAGTCATGGGCATGACCGGCAAAAACGTGTCGCGCGTCGATGTGATCGTCGAAGGCGTGCGCCTGCCCTCGGACACCGCGACGTCCGACAAAAACGACACGTTCTGGCCCGACACCGACACGGACTGAGTCCGCTGATTCCCTCTTTTTTCCCCGTCCATTATTCCCTCACCCAACCGCGCCGTGTTTACCCGGATCACCCAATTCTTTGTCAACTCACCCGTCGAAATCCTCGTCCTGTGGGGCCTCGTCGTGGTGCTGGTCATCGTGCTGATTTTCAGCCGTCCCTCGCGCGTGACGCTCGCGACCGGAAAAGACGGCTCGCTACAAATCTCCCGCCACGCGCTGCACCGGCTGATCGAGGCATGCTGCGAACAAGTGAAGGGGGTCGATTCCGCTCGGGCGACCGTGTCGGGCAGCGCGGGCAGGTTCAAAACCCGCATCCGCTTGAAAGTGCGCCCCGACGCGAAGCTCGATGCCATCCAAGGCTACCTTACGCAGGAAGTGGCGGGCATTTACCGCGAGAATCTCGGCATCGAAAACGAGGGCCCGGTCGAAATCGACATCACGGGCGTCGTGCCGGAGGAAAAAGGATTCTGAGCATCCCCGTCTGCGCGGTCAATATTACCATTTCCGAATGAAATTTATCCTTTTGGAGGGACGGCCCGGAGGCCGTTGC
This genomic stretch from Termitidicoccus mucosus harbors:
- a CDS encoding adenosylcobinamide-GDP ribazoletransferase; the protein is MSSFLRNEFRALHSAVMFFTRIPLPSLAHHEDADLQRSSTYFPLVGWLVGAVAAAVWWAGLEVWTPAVASGASLAATLLLTGAFHEDGFADMCDGFGGGHTRERVMEIMRDSRIGAFGAIGLVVMLGLKWHAVAALAGAARPGDGGAAAGWSAFPALPPGLLVPAIILAAHAVSRGAAISLLATLPYAQETGKAKPLSTRLRGGRLVVAMLLALAPLALLPGRLWWGLAAIGLARTWMAWRFRRRIGGYTGDCLGAAQQVCELVFYLTVLALL
- a CDS encoding Asp23/Gls24 family envelope stress response protein, producing the protein MADNEFTTSSFRDDEQPELGDIKINHNVIASIVRLAASQVPGVSGVGGGFADDLTELFTKRETDHRGVKIVEDSDDAYAIEVRIIITYGFEIGKTALDVQLAVHKQVMGMTGKNVSRVDVIVEGVRLPSDTATSDKNDTFWPDTDTD
- a CDS encoding DUF6286 domain-containing protein, translating into MFTRITQFFVNSPVEILVLWGLVVVLVIVLIFSRPSRVTLATGKDGSLQISRHALHRLIEACCEQVKGVDSARATVSGSAGRFKTRIRLKVRPDAKLDAIQGYLTQEVAGIYRENLGIENEGPVEIDITGVVPEEKGF